TCTCTAGCTGCCTTTATTGATGCATTAATAGATTCAGCAATGTTTGACGTCATTGTTGAGTATCTATTGTTCGTTGAATGTGCTCTTGCCCATTTCCACAACCCAATACCTTCAAGGTATGGTCGAATCCCTGCGTTTATGCCATCGAGCTCAGCCATGAAGTACTCGCAACCCTGTACCGTGTATGCCTTTGCAGCCCCAAAAAAACATTCCCTCAACCTCTTCGGATCACCTCTAAAGTGGCGTTTTACGTTACTTAAAAGATGATACATACAAATTGCATGAGTAGCTTGAGGAAAAACTGTTTCTACAGCCTTACTTATGCTATCATGCCTATCAGATACAATACATAGGCTGTCCTTTTCTCCAAaggtttcttttaatttttcaaaaaaatattcccAAGCAGCATCATTTTCAGAATCCACAACACAAAACGCAAGCGGAAAAATCTTACCACTCCCGTCTTGTGTGGATGCAGTAAGTAGAGTTCCTCCGTAGGTTGACTTTAAAAAAGTCCCATCCACAACAATAACCGCTCTACAATAGCTCCACCCCTTTATAGATGCATCAATAGCCATGAACACATATTGAAATTTGTCACCATCAACTGTCCGCAAATCTACAACTGATCCTGGGTTGGTTTGCACTAACATATACAAAAAACTTGGCAAAACTGAATACGAATCGCGTGGTTTACTTCGAACAGTGTCAAGTGCCTTTCCCCTTGATCTCCAAGCCTTGTTGTAATTAAGAATTACTCCATACTCTCTTTGAATATCAGTAATTATGTTAGCTGGTGTATACACTGTTTTGACATTCAAGAACCTTGATTTTATCACATCCCCGATTATAGAAGCAGTCGCTTGCCGTTTTTCTTCCATTCTTATTTCTAGAGGACATGTGTGACTTTTGAAAAATCTTCTAATAACAAAGAAATTTGTTTTTCCGTCTCTTGAAGCCCTCAATGTCCACTCGCAATTATCATCTACGCAAATAATCACATATTCAAGCTGACACGACTTCCTCACTTTATATTGAAAGTGGTTTTCAATTGCATAGAAACTGAGGCATGATAACAGAATCCTCTTATCTTTGAAGATTTGCCCAACATATATTTCCTTCACACTAGAAGTCGTCACAATTTCAGAGTCAGTAAGTATACTAGTGGTGTCCTCTTCTTCTACTTCTGAATTTTTGCATATCATTTCTGCATACTTCACAATATCAAATGTGGCATTACTGAAAACAAAGTTTTCTGCTTGTTCTTCATTCGTATTTTGAACAGGTACACAATTGATGTCAACGAGTTGCTGATCTTCAATTTGTATCCTTGTGACGCACAATGGAAAATTTGTCGTTCTCGCTTCATCTCTTTTCATTTCAATGTAGAAGTGTAGGCTTTCATTGTCCTCAATATCCAAAGGTTGTTGGTTTGGTTccaattgatatttaatttccAACTTCGTTTCCCAATTGTTCACTTTCAGCATACCACAAATCATGGAGTTCAATGTTTCAAAATCTGCATCATCTTTAACTAGAATTCCTTTTATTCTGTAATTTGAGTACCTAAACCCTTCATCCCATTCTCCGTTGTAGTAAACAAGTATTTTAAATGTTGTCATTTCTGCAAAATAACATATATTTCAAATACAAATAATATACTTTTTGTAATCACAAACAACAAACAAATGTTAGTAATTGAATTAACAGCTTTTTGCTGAAAACTTATTATTTCATTGACACACTATTAGTACACTATTAgttaacttaaatttttaaaacaattttttttataatatcctGGTTTTATAATACAATCACTATATTCCTAAAATTTTGCATAAACTACAATCTGAATTTATAGTCCACTATTGGTAAACTTCAAATTACGATCAAATACTGGTAAACTTCAACTTTCGATAACATACAGACAATTAATGAATCAACATAAACAATTTATCACTCAACATTTAGCTACAATCAACGCAATTTTACATTGTTCATTATTGTTAACATATAGCTATTTTCCTAACGTAACAATGAATATAGTTCatcaatttgtttttcaatatcagttttcaaagaaaataaaatttcattcatCAAACCTGGATTTGATCCCTTCTCGTGTGATGATTGTTTTAATTCTGATGAATTGTAAGTCTCCTTCTTCTATGAATTATCCTCTCTCCTCTAATGAAATTGCTCTCCGATTAATTGTATTACTGCACTCAATATTTTCCTTTCTTCTTGCGTTGTTCATTATTCAATTTGAAAAGATCTTCATTTGAAGATTTGATTTGATTGCGAGAGAGATTATAGGAGGATAATTGAATTTCAGTTGGGTCTTACCTATTTTAATGATCAACGTATTTTATCAATTTGGAAAAGTTAGTTTTGAGGATTAAAAGAAAGACATAGtaactttcaatttttaaagATAGCCCAGTATCTTTGAGAATATTATTGAATATATTAGGTATTCCTTATTTTTTCTCTCAATTTAATTATCTCAGTTTTCTGTTGAACTTAAATGCTAACTCCATAATTAGCAAAACTCTATTTTCAGAATTTCAGATTGTAACTccttgatggagtctgccttctgatccggtgtATAGCctgcaaaatagggtagaaACTAATCGGACGGTGTATGTCCGATTAACTCTTTGATGttaaagtcagtttagacttTAAATAGCGCTTTTAGTATATGAATGCAATTGTATGTTTAGACATACCTCAAACTTTTTGTATAGTAGTTGGCAGAATACCTAATAGACTTcaaatagaaaagtgatttttaCTAAGTATTTTGATTAAAGATACCACttgaattcttttaatttttataattaatatacttATTACTACTCACAGTGtttgatatatattatatatactttATGCCTATCCTGTATTTCTAACTAGTTTTATTGTATTTGTATACTTTATATATACattatgtatattttgtatatataatttgtatatcAGTAATATTATGTTCAGTTAATGTTTCATTTTGCTTgtgcaattaataaaaaaaatactatattgAAGTATTTTGattcttaaaattaatatttagtatACTAGATATAAACTTTATGTATGtcatctatatacttatatatgctttatgtatattttatgcATATGCATCTACAGAAATCACATTACAAATTATGTAGTATACATATAGTATACtagaaattcaaaaattaagttattatatatataaaatacaaaatattatattagaagTTTGTATATCAAGAATATACAAATAGTATAACAAAAGTATACCAATAATAATACCAAAAGTACACAAATTACGCTAATTATATAGCATAATCAAATATTGATAAATCTCATAGAAACAATCTCCCTCTTCGATAATCATCCTCAACAATCTAATGATTTTGATgtcaataataatttattcgtatattttttgtattattttaataaacattGTTCGTATTAGTTTTATTATACTTTTTGTATACTTTTCACAAATAATGCTCAATCAAAACAAGGCAAATTCTAAGCTATTTCAACGTTTTTCTCACCGAGCAAAACGAGTAACCTTTTATTGTGCTCGGCGAGCAAAATACATATAACACAGATTACAATTTGTTAGAGAAAGCTTATTGTTTGGCGAGGAGACATGCATCAATATACCAATCAAGCCACCGCCATCAACATAGATTATtattgttataaaattaaagttctCGCAATAGAAAAAGAACATAATTATCGCTGATGAAGATTATGATGGAGTAAAAGAGTAATAGATGAAAAAAGATGTTGCTAACTACAAGTAGGTCacattttatatgaaaaaaaaggGTGGAAAAATGAAGAGGATGAGAAACAAAAAGAGAGAAGGAAGAAACAAAAAAGTAGatgaaaggaaaaaaagaaaaaaattacatattaaatgaaagaaaaaagaataaataaaccatgtatttgataaaattaagtgTTTTGACCGTACAAAAAAAAGCACGTAAATTTGAGATTATTTTCAAGACGCACGTACTCTTCttaattttctatttcttttttaattttatctccTTCATAAGATAAAATGTTAGGACcttacttttttattattatttatattttttagatacAATTACTTGCAGCACCATAGTAAACGGTCTATTTTTCGGGATATGCTTTTGTCCATTTCAGAATTTCGACCAGATTATAAGAGACTAGGTACTCAATAGGCCAAACGTATATATGCTATGTACAATAGAcgttctaataattaatattcaatagcttaataattctaataattaataaaagtttaagggaACAACTTCAATATTacgtataaaatatttaatatattaataattatagtaattaataattttttagtctattatatatatatatattaattattaaaacatcaaCAGTAGCTATATTTatatccttaatgtttaaatagGTTATTTTAACGTGAGACATGTGTTAGCATACTTGATGATAGACACTAGGGAATTAGGTAGTGATGACTGATGAGGTTTACTCGTTACCAAAAATGTTCTCAGATGAACCATCGCCAAATCAAATTCCATTGTGGGCTAACGCCATTATTTGCAATCAATAACCAAAGTAAGCAATTCaaagatataaaataaatggATAAAGGGTCATTTCACCCCTTAATTTTGATCAGaatctcaaaaatatttattgaaaGCATTTTCTGACAATTCAATAACCTATAATTGAGCAACTTTAGTCACTTCAACTCATGAACTGTTGGTTTAATAGATATGCACAGTTGATCAATGCTGCAATTCAGGATTAAAATGATTCAAATTGGATAAATTGTACATTTAATTATCACATAATTAAAcagaaaaaaattgatttcaattgGGAGACTGAATTAACTCCTTTTTGATAgagaaataatataaatatgttttctTCATAATATAAAGCTAAATTGTTAATATATAATggtaagtagtttattttacttatatggataaattattaataatattttagtaaaaagtaacaatatgggtcaaaaataatttaatatgtattttaaaaacaacCAATTTCTTTGAATAtagatataaaaatttgaataaaacacTAAGTTAATGAAAGGGAGCCTAGCATTAGATACTTTGTTTGCACTTCCTCCTATTCCTACTTTGTGTTTCATTTTCAAACATTGTCCCCAATTCATCATTATTTGATGTCCACATCATCAAGAGCTTCAATAGACTAACAAACCCACCCAACAATTATTCATATCAGGATCTAAATCACCCCCTCAATCAATCCTTATCATAAAACTTGTATATTAATGGACCCATCCTTTGCCTCCACAATAGTCCAAAATAATTCACAACATACTACTATAAAAAATCAGAGTAAccgattaaatatttaaatttaattaatttgatttaatcagaatgagaaataattaaaatatagtaatcaaatcaattttaatttgttttaaatgtagTTTCAGCGATCTTATCAAAATTTGATACTCGtaattttataagaaaataattttcaataaaaaaaatcaaataaaaaatgttataataaattaatagattGTAGCAACAAATTGAATCAGTATGAATGATCAAACcaaaaataatagtttagcTTATTCCGctatttattcagtttttatGGTTAATTGTCCAAATAATATAgcttaacaaaaatatttaattgtataatgatgaatttaatattttcaaaactaaatttcatatatattataCAATTTCATATAATAAAGCACAAAgagaagtttaaatttaaaattttattattatgtttttattaatataatctaCACAtgttaattcattaattttaactATCTTTAATGGGTTTTTAGAATTTAATGTAAAGAAATGATagctgaaaatataaaataatacaacttatatatatatatatatatatatatatatatatatatgcttgtGATCATAGAACTAAGAAAAAATAAACATCTCTTAAAGTGACAAATAAAACATGAGggaataaatattattttaatttataatacctcttaactatatatttttaagttaCATCTTATCTATTTTCTTGCtatttaacatataaactatagtttattGTCAATTTAATTTTCCCAACACTGCATATATACAATacatatatctatctatctataatttttgacatgaaaattcatttaatgtcgtcaaaataaaataaatctatatctttttttaatattgaataaaaaataactaactcCATTTGTGattattgaaatgaaaaaacttgCACTTGATGTGCAAAATGCTACCGAATATAAAATTacttaattaacattttttttatcattatctTAATTTTTACCATCGTAAATAAATTATGAGAATATATTTCTATATGAGCTTCAATCAAAATTTGAagcaaataattttgtttttcaaaaatgtCATGTTAGCTTGCATAAATTTATTTCACGTGCTTTTCAGCGTTTAATTGTATGCATTTATCCGCAAT
This region of Mercurialis annua linkage group LG1-X, ddMerAnnu1.2, whole genome shotgun sequence genomic DNA includes:
- the LOC126672744 gene encoding uncharacterized protein LOC126672744 encodes the protein MTTFKILVYYNGEWDEGFRYSNYRIKGILVKDDADFETLNSMICGMLKVNNWETKLEIKYQLEPNQQPLDIEDNESLHFYIEMKRDEARTTNFPLCVTRIQIEDQQLVDINCVPVQNTNEEQAENFVFSNATFDIVKYAEMICKNSEVEEEDTTSILTDSEIVTTSSVKEIYVGQIFKDKRILLSCLSFYAIENHFQYKVRKSCQLEYVIICVDDNCEWTLRASRDGKTNFFVIRRFFKSHTCPLEIRMEEKRQATASIIGDVIKSRFLNVKTVYTPANIITDIQREYGVILNYNKAWRSRGKALDTVRSKPRDSYSVLPSFLYMLVQTNPGSVVDLRTVDGDKFQYVFMAIDASIKGWSYCRAVIVVDGTFLKSTYGGTLLTASTQDGSGKIFPLAFCVVDSENDAAWEYFFEKLKETFGEKDSLCIVSDRHDSISKAVETVFPQATHAICMYHLLSNVKRHFRGDPKRLRECFFGAAKAYTVQGCEYFMAELDGINAGIRPYLEGIGLWKWARAHSTNNRYSTMTSNIAESINASIKAARELPVATLLEYLRRLVQNWSFKNRDVALYTGTKLSTRAEEALRDNYATAQRMQVIPSVTSQVYTVEDGSKSFIVKLSEKTCACCRFQKDELPCAHAVAIFCKYHMDPYQHCSHFFTKENLMKIYEPVVYPMPDQSEWDVPVEISTKKVLPPIAKIPPGRPKKQRIKGYSEGTQRNKCSKCGKKGHNKKTCRAFIGYKCKAKIEIIKGNQLYVKGT